One region of Spirochaetota bacterium genomic DNA includes:
- a CDS encoding FAD:protein FMN transferase yields the protein MFLSVSLLLNSCKKKSIYNHNTSLLGTIVNLTLITDSEKRANRSAELVFNEIGRLEKIMSPFRQESDVYRINNLAMKRPVIVSEETFSLLETSIETSTRTNGCFDITFASISHLWNFRRNPFVPPRRDEVLKLLPMLDYRHIQLNPDNLSVKINNRKTRIGLGGIAKGYAINKGIECLRRIGIDCAIVEAGGDLQVIGKKFNNPWRVGVRNPREKNIILSLTLDDMESIATSGDYERYVIYKDKRYHHIIDPKTGFPSKTFSSVSVISIDPVQSDALATALFIMGGRKAMQFVKHDKNISAVFIDLDMNISASEELKDRVILLGNKVIEWF from the coding sequence TTGTTTCTATCGGTTTCATTATTACTCAACTCATGCAAAAAGAAATCCATCTACAATCACAACACATCTCTCCTCGGGACTATAGTAAATCTTACACTAATCACGGACTCCGAGAAAAGAGCGAATAGGTCTGCTGAACTTGTGTTCAATGAAATAGGTCGCCTAGAGAAAATAATGAGTCCCTTCAGACAGGAGAGCGATGTTTACAGAATAAACAACCTTGCCATGAAGAGACCTGTGATTGTATCTGAAGAGACCTTTTCATTATTAGAAACCTCTATTGAGACATCCACTAGAACTAATGGTTGTTTTGATATAACCTTTGCCTCAATTTCCCATCTATGGAATTTCCGTAGAAATCCCTTTGTGCCGCCAAGAAGAGATGAGGTTTTGAAGCTATTACCGATGTTAGATTATCGACATATTCAACTTAATCCTGATAATCTCAGCGTTAAAATAAATAACAGGAAAACACGAATTGGTCTTGGTGGAATAGCCAAGGGATATGCTATAAATAAGGGTATCGAATGTTTAAGGAGAATAGGGATAGATTGCGCTATTGTTGAGGCAGGCGGAGATCTTCAAGTAATTGGGAAGAAGTTTAATAATCCATGGCGCGTAGGTGTTAGGAATCCCAGAGAGAAAAATATTATCCTTTCCCTAACCCTTGATGATATGGAATCCATTGCCACAAGCGGAGATTATGAGAGATACGTCATATACAAGGATAAGAGATATCATCACATAATCGATCCTAAAACCGGCTTCCCATCGAAAACCTTCTCCTCCGTTTCAGTGATATCCATTGATCCCGTGCAGTCCGATGCACTAGCCACAGCCCTATTCATTATGGGGGGAAGAAAAGCTATGCAATTTGTAAAACATGACAAAAATATTTCAGCGGTATTCATTGATCTTGATATGAATATCTCTGCCTCCGAAGAGTTGAAGGATAGGGTTATTCTATTAGGTAACAAGGTAATCGAGTGGTTCTAA
- a CDS encoding HAD hydrolase-like protein — protein MRGGGELFDDVYVTLETIYNRGYTMLVASNGKIDYIEAILNSKDIKKYFTYPIVTIDNMIRGKNDIVRYYKETISKNNLLIMIGDRESDMIAAIENGIPFIGCSFGFSENNEFKDLKWRVNRFSKIPCIIRTIEKELR, from the coding sequence GTGAGGGGGGGGGGGGAACTCTTTGATGATGTCTATGTAACGCTAGAGACTATTTATAATAGAGGTTATACAATGCTTGTTGCTTCCAATGGAAAAATAGACTATATTGAAGCAATACTAAATTCAAAGGATATAAAAAAATATTTCACCTATCCTATTGTAACCATTGATAACATGATTCGAGGGAAAAACGATATTGTTAGATACTATAAGGAAACCATTTCTAAAAATAATCTGCTTATAATGATCGGGGATAGGGAGTCAGATATGATCGCAGCAATAGAGAACGGAATTCCCTTTATAGGATGCTCTTTCGGATTTTCAGAAAACAACGAGTTCAAAGACTTAAAATGGAGAGTTAATAGATTCAGCAAGATTCCGTGTATTATTAGAACAATTGAAAAGGAATTAAGATAA